A window of Exiguobacterium sp. FSL W8-0210 contains these coding sequences:
- the istB gene encoding IS21-like element helper ATPase IstB yields MNQTVTDLQQQFRQLRLAETADALPQILREAEKSSWTYLEFLEAITRHEREKREAKSLERRMKWARFPFLKPLSEFKIDEQTALTGRQLKQLIELSWLEQHYNLILLGPPGVGKTFLAVGLGLEAVQRGYRVFFVTMGELIHLLKSEEFSNKSKVQLKRLRESDLVIVDDLMYMAMDQREANLFFHLINHLYERSSIILTSNKSPDQWGELIGDQGITTAILDRLLHRVEVIHSDDDSHRMRNRKNLFSTEV; encoded by the coding sequence ATGAATCAGACCGTGACAGACTTACAACAGCAGTTCAGACAGTTGAGATTGGCGGAGACCGCCGATGCGCTTCCACAGATTTTACGAGAAGCTGAGAAATCATCTTGGACGTATCTAGAGTTTCTCGAAGCCATCACACGTCATGAACGGGAGAAACGAGAAGCGAAGAGCTTAGAAAGACGTATGAAATGGGCTCGCTTCCCTTTTTTGAAGCCATTATCAGAATTTAAAATTGATGAACAAACGGCCCTGACGGGCCGACAATTGAAGCAGTTGATCGAATTGAGTTGGCTCGAGCAGCATTATAACTTAATCCTACTCGGTCCGCCTGGCGTCGGCAAAACGTTTTTAGCAGTCGGCTTGGGATTAGAAGCTGTCCAACGTGGATACAGAGTATTTTTCGTTACGATGGGTGAGTTGATTCACTTATTGAAATCGGAGGAGTTTTCTAATAAGTCTAAAGTTCAACTAAAGCGTTTGAGAGAATCCGATCTCGTCATCGTTGACGATTTGATGTATATGGCGATGGATCAGAGAGAAGCTAATCTATTCTTCCATCTTATCAATCATCTGTATGAACGAAGCTCAATTATTCTAACCTCGAATAAAAGTCCGGATCAATGGGGCGAACTAATTGGTGATCAAGGAATCACAACTGCAATATTAGACCGTCTCTTACATCGTGTCGAAGTGATTCATAGCGATGACGACAGTCATCGCATGAGAAATCGTAAGAATTTATTTTCAACAGAAGTGTAA